TTTGTGTATGTTACCGGTACTTATTTAATCAGAAGttatataaacagaaaaacagaaaaactacatATGAAACATCTTTCTGTGTAAATATCTCATGTTGCAACATGGACACCTGGTGGCTAAGACAAGTGTAGTCAGTGGGTGCAAATGGAGAGAGTGTTTCTCCACAGGTGTGGTGCGGAAATTGTGGTATAATCTATAAAGGTAATTTGAAGCTGCAAAAGCTGAACATTTACTTTGTGtgacaacaaacaaataactaaatttttagtacattttggtgtcattaaatgaaattattttccatAGTACTGAAAGTCTACACAGGGTTTTGTGGTCATGGAGCATGAATCATAAATTGAACCTATAAGACcgaagaaaaacaagacattatGGACGTAcgagatggaaaataaatataatataatataatataatataatataatataatataatataatataatataatatatgttTGAGcaaaatttatcattttataaaTGGCATTTCATTAATATCCCATTTAAGCCACTATAGCTTCAGGAGCTTTTTACGTCACAATTGCATAATTTTACCCAGCTGTTTGTAATTTATAAGCACATATTCCAGCAAACCTTTCGAAgagtaagtggcggtaatgctacttaaagtttgttgccaaccgccaataaattcaagaagacgaagaagaagaagaaccttTCGAAGGTGTAGCACcactggagatgggcaccagcacatCCTCAAACCTGCAAGGAAATAAACTGTGGTTcgtttatttataatttttgtcattttgactattatatttattcatttaatattCATATACATTAATGAGCAGTTCAATCTATTATTTCCATTCGCACAATTTCATGAATTGATGGAATAAAACTTAAAAGATTATTTACAAAACTATCAATAAACTTTCGCTGAAACGTTCATTGACTACCTAGAAATGTAGTAACTATAGCAGCAGCTTTTTGGGTTtgcttttattgtcattatttttttttttaaaaaacgctCTGTTTCATAATGTAGAAAACTTACGGACACTAGAAGTAGCCTGAGATGCAATTCAGAGGGCAAAATTAACTCCTGCATTCTGGCCCGTCTCAACGTCTGTGCACGTTGAAAACACGTGACGATTTAACGACGTCACGATTAGCCTGGGAATTTGTAGTTTAAACAGGGAACGTACAGCACTAACGGTTTGAGACAAAAGGGGAAGCAGAAACTACATTTCCCGGGGATAACAAGAACGAGTTTCCGGTGTTGCGAATTTGCAAGCAGAAGTCACTCGAAAGAGATTAGCTAGCGTGCtagcagctgaaacactttcAGATGTAGAAATTTGAGCCGAGCGGGGGAATTTAGCTATACCTGACACAAAGAGGTAATGTGTATCTCTCATAGTTGCGTTATTTCTGTTTGTGGAGGGAATGACAATTTGTTAAAACCTCTCATTTTCACCTTAACGCCACTCTGTATGTTGCTAAACAACAGCAGAGCTcgttgtttttctgctgtcgTTGTCAGCTTTTGGTTTTAATTCTCGTCATTATCCTGGTTATACAAAAGAGGCGGTGGTAACGAGCTTAGAGGTGAACTCTGCTTGTATTTTTACGCTCTCTGAGAGCACAGTGGGGCTTTTCTAGTTTAAAAAATACTCTTCAGCCctttcatgttcttttttttttttaatctcttacAACTGTCTGCTGTTTCCTTTTGTAGACGGCAGATAGTAGAGCTAAGAAGAACCcagctgttgccatggcaatcCTTTTTGCCGTGGTGGCTCGTGGAACCACTATCCTGGCGAAGCACGCCTGGTGCGGCGGGAATTTCCTGGAAGTCACCGAACAGATTTTGGCCAAAATTCCCTCAGAGAACAACAAACTGACCTATAGTCACGGCAGGTAAGCGGACACTCGCTGCGTGTTACAGCCACAGCAACGTCAGGCCTGGCTCTTTCAGCCGTAAGGAGTTGCAGAGGTGTTTACATGTTGTCTGATTTGAAGTGTATCCCTGTGTATCATCAGCATAGTTGCAGAAGTCAAGTCTGACccgttttttattttcctctagCTATCTCTTTCATTACATCTGCCATGATAGAATCATCTACCTGTGTATCACAGATGATGTGAGTATCTCCTAGCTTTAAGTATAACAAACAAAGGCACTTAATCCCGTAGGACTGTGGgattatgcatttttttgtgtgtgattaTTTTAGAATGATGATGTTTCTGCTGTGATTGTTTGTCGGCGtatatttatatctatttttttacatatatacatTAATACTACACTAACAGCAACATCATCTTTAAGTAAGTTTACCATATCTTTTCATGTTTACCTCTTTCGCGTGCCAGGACTTTGAACGATCACGTGCATTCGGCTTCCTCGGTGAAGTCAAGAAGCGCTTCCAGACCACATACGGGTCCCGAGCGCAAACTGCTCTACCTTACGCCATGAACAGTGAATTCTCCTCTACACTTGCAGCCCAGATGGTGAGTACACGGAAATCTGTGTGTGCAGGGGAACATTTATTTTGCGAGAGCCGTTTTGTGACTTGACTGCGTGGCTGTTTAGCACTACGATGAGAAGGTTTAGGTGTTCTGATGTTCTTTCTGCGCATCtttggttgtttatttatttcaaaggagaagatttatttatttcaaacatgatagaagtataaaatcacacgcatgaacaaggaatgcaaaagacgCACATTTCTGTACCacaataatcttaacatgctcGAAAAGGAGCAAGAAGAATTACTTATGAACTCCTACCCCATAAACTCGTatcatattttcagatggaccctcattattaaaataaagaacaataaaCATAGGgtaattaattttccattttatctggGTTTACATATGTCTAAATATATGCATCCATACACTTACAGTCATATGCATTAGCCTCAATTTGCACATTTGTGCTAACTCTCACCCATATTTCTATACATTGTGAAAATAACCTccttatattttctaaaaatgtgttaaagtttgactgtgtaaacaaaacatgtcataGTTTGCcataaagtcaaattttcaTCTGAcaagttaataataataaaaataatttttaatctgAATAACCATATCAGGTTATTCATATGTttgaaaagagtaaaaaatgCCATAAAGCACAAAAGTTCACCACCACCTAAGCAACCCataaaaaaagcagaatgaATAGAAGAATCGCAGTGACTGCCCACTTGCTTATCTGGGAGCCATAGTTTtaagtttgaagaaaataatttaaaagaccCATACGTTCTAACGCTCGCTGGTATTTTATACCAGATGAGACCAGAAGGAAATTTGCTAACGTTTCCCAGCTCATCAGATGATGTCTCATTGAAATATCGCAATGATAATATCCCACAGGCTTCATATCCAAGACGTTCGATGTCTGTTTGTAAAGTATCTCTTCAGGCTTTAGGGTAGATGCCTTCAGCTTGTTAAACACTCATGTGAGGCAAAAATCATAGGATTCATGAATATTTCTGCAGCCACGCTGGATAAACTGTATCTGGTACACCTAAAATTAATTTCCGAGATTAAACTTGAGCGTTCTTGTTATCTCCTTAACATGAGGTTTGAATGTTAAATTTGTGTCGGACACAAATCCCAAGACATTTAACTTGTCTTATCAATGTgatcttttatttgtaaataaatacatctggGTCAGTATGGATTTACATGCACTAGATTATGACCAGCATGGACACCCTAACTGGTTTGCAACAAACTGTTTGGCTCTGTCAGAACCAGCACTAGGTTCAGTGGGCTTCAGTGCTCAGGACTTTGTCTCAGATTAACCGCCGTTCACGCTTTCATTAAGTATTGATCCGGAACCGACAAGCTCTGCTGCTTCAATCATTTAGACTTACCCACATTGCCACTCGCACACACAAAATTACCGATCTGAAATGACTGAAATTAAGCCAacacatttggaaaaaattacCATCTGTTTTCCAAATTCCAAAAGTTAATACGATTTTAAAAGTTGTCGAGTcatatccaaaaaaaaaaagaaaaaatctgttttgcagAAGCACCACTCAGATCCACGGGGGACAGATCGAGTGACTGAGACTCAGATGCAAGTTGATGACCTAAAGGGTATTATGGTCCGTGACATAGGTAAGTAGCTCTATAGGCTTATAGAAAACGTTATTATCAATAGTGATTTTTAATAAGTTCTGGAAATTTTCTTAGTTGTGGAATAAGTGTAATCTACTGTTAGTAGTTTATGtggctaaaaatgttttagaaaataacaaaTGGAAACGgtttaaaagtttgtttctgttagGACATTATTCCTTGTTCAGTCAAGATACCACACAAACTTTCTTCTgacaaatattatatttgaaTTCTTATCTCCCTTAACCTCATTAAATCCTCCTGGTTGGAGCAGTGTGTCATCCCCCGATGCTCTGCCAAGGCAGTGCTGGTGTCTGCTTGAAGTAAAAGCTCCAAGCCGACATCGTAACACATGAAACTGCAGGAAACATTTGACGGGTTTTTCCAGTCTCGCGTcgttgcatgtttttatttgcccACGGCTCTGTGTGCTTTTTGCAGACCTGGTCGCTCAGAGGGGAGAAAAGCTGGAGTTGCTGATTGACAAGACAGAAAGTCTGGTTGATTCAGTGAGTTTTAAAATGCAGACACTGACTTGTGGttgccatatatatatattttttactttatgaaTAGTATTGAGTTGTAAAGATTGCATACAATTGATCCTTTATTGGATTTCGTCACCTTGTGTCGAAATCCAACCCATTGAGCCGCAAGCCTCAATGTGtttcattgagattttatgtcatAAGGCAGCATAAAGTAGTGCATATTTGTCAAGTAGAGGAGAAAATGTAAATGGTCTCcaaatcttttaacagaaaaaaaatgtgaaaagtgtgcTGTCCATTTGCATTCAGCTGCTCTGAGTCAATGCTGAGTAGAAGCAGGTTTTGCTACAATGAAatctttttacaattaaaataaaatctctacTGGGTTTGCACTTTAAGAAACTAACATTTTTGTccatttgtggttgtaaaataCCTCAAACTTAGATTAGATTTAGAGTCTGTAAACATCCATTTTCACACTgagccacagattctcagttagCTTTAgagctggactttgactgaaccACTACAACACATAAATAACGTCCAGTCAGAGGTCTCCCTACATGTTCCCCACTCCAGTCAAGGCTTCTGTTTACACCGGATTTGACACAGAGATGATGTGCTGTGTTGGTTCCCCagcataaaagttttaattctGAGCTCATTTTACCATTACgccttttcatgtttttt
This Xiphophorus hellerii strain 12219 chromosome 23, Xiphophorus_hellerii-4.1, whole genome shotgun sequence DNA region includes the following protein-coding sequences:
- the sybl1 gene encoding vesicle-associated membrane protein 7 isoform X2; amino-acid sequence: MAILFAVVARGTTILAKHAWCGGNFLEVTEQILAKIPSENNKLTYSHGSYLFHYICHDRIIYLCITDDDFERSRAFGFLGEVKKRFQTTYGSRAQTALPYAMNSEFSSTLAAQMKHHSDPRGTDRVTETQMQVDDLKGIMVRDIDLVAQRGEKLELLIDKTESLVDSSVTFKTTSRNLARAMCMKNLKLTVVVVLVALVILYIIVSASCGGLSWPSCVKK
- the sybl1 gene encoding vesicle-associated membrane protein 7 isoform X1; this encodes MAILFAVVARGTTILAKHAWCGGNFLEVTEQILAKIPSENNKLTYSHGSYLFHYICHDRIIYLCITDDFTSFACQDFERSRAFGFLGEVKKRFQTTYGSRAQTALPYAMNSEFSSTLAAQMKHHSDPRGTDRVTETQMQVDDLKGIMVRDIDLVAQRGEKLELLIDKTESLVDSSVTFKTTSRNLARAMCMKNLKLTVVVVLVALVILYIIVSASCGGLSWPSCVKK